One region of Mycolicibacterium insubricum genomic DNA includes:
- a CDS encoding CaiB/BaiF CoA transferase family protein gives MTGPLHGIRVVDLTAMVMGPYCTQIMADMGADVIKVEPPAGDNTRYISVGPAPGMSGVFVNVNRGKRGVVLDLRTEEGTEALRALIATADVFIHSMRAKAIAKLGFDYEQVAQINPGIVYTNCYGYSRRGPEADRPAYDDTIQAECGLPAVQEQLTGEANYVGTIMADKVAGLTALYATMMALFHRERTGEGQEVEVSMFETMAAFMLVEHANGAMFDPPLGPAVYPRTVAPNRRPYATKDGHIAALIYNDKHWNAFIEAVEPAWNSEEYATLAGRARHIDTVYGLLAETLVERTTAEWLELFRELEIPAAPIHTPDALFDDPQLAASGLFETIDTQHGTVRLPGVPTWFSRTPGRVRGYAPELGADTAAVLDELGMG, from the coding sequence ATGACCGGGCCGCTGCACGGGATCCGTGTCGTCGACCTGACCGCGATGGTGATGGGCCCGTACTGCACGCAGATCATGGCCGACATGGGCGCGGACGTCATCAAGGTCGAGCCGCCCGCGGGGGACAACACCCGCTACATCTCGGTGGGCCCGGCGCCGGGCATGTCCGGGGTGTTCGTCAACGTCAACCGCGGAAAGCGCGGCGTCGTCCTGGATCTGCGCACCGAGGAGGGCACCGAAGCGCTGCGGGCACTGATTGCTACCGCCGACGTTTTCATCCATTCCATGCGCGCCAAGGCCATCGCCAAGCTCGGGTTCGACTACGAGCAGGTGGCGCAGATCAATCCGGGCATCGTCTACACCAACTGCTACGGCTACAGCCGCCGCGGACCCGAAGCCGACCGGCCCGCCTACGACGACACCATCCAGGCCGAATGCGGATTACCCGCCGTGCAGGAGCAACTCACCGGCGAGGCCAACTACGTCGGCACCATCATGGCCGACAAGGTCGCCGGGCTGACCGCGCTGTATGCCACCATGATGGCGCTGTTCCACCGCGAACGCACCGGCGAGGGCCAGGAAGTCGAGGTCTCGATGTTCGAGACGATGGCCGCCTTCATGCTGGTCGAACATGCCAACGGGGCGATGTTCGACCCGCCGCTGGGTCCCGCGGTCTACCCGCGCACGGTCGCACCGAACCGGCGGCCGTACGCCACCAAAGACGGCCACATCGCAGCGCTGATCTACAACGACAAGCACTGGAACGCCTTCATCGAGGCCGTCGAACCCGCCTGGAACAGCGAGGAATACGCCACCCTCGCCGGCCGCGCGCGGCACATCGACACCGTCTACGGCCTGCTGGCCGAGACGCTGGTCGAACGGACCACCGCTGAATGGCTGGAACTGTTCCGGGAACTGGAGATACCGGCTGCGCCGATCCACACCCCGGATGCGTTGTTCGACGACCCGCAACTTGCCGCGTCGGGCCTGTTCGAAACGATCGACACCCAGCACGGAACGGTGCGCCTGCCGGGCGTGCCGACCTGGTTCTCCCGGACACCGGGCCGGGTTCGCGGCTACGCCCCGGAACTCGGCGCGGACACCGCGGCGGTACTCGACGAATTGGGAATGGGATAG
- a CDS encoding acyl-CoA dehydrogenase family protein, with the protein MDFDMGDAAAELRTQLRELIAAQVPHDYLGAFTDDPADLDIAQKFCATLAEDGLLCMSWPQQYGGRDASVWEQTVVREEMWAHHEPRGAQYMGVNWVGPIVMKHGTGAQRAQHLPPIAAGEVIWCQGFSEPEAGSDLASLRTFATRDSDGWRINGQKIWTSYATMAQWIFLLARTTKLEPGGRKQQGLTIFLVPMDAPGIQVRPIRTMLGPHHLNEVFFDDLRVTDADILGEVGAGWSIVADVLSFERVGIARYARCERLLHAAPQVLGDAWEQLPGELRSRWARMLVHCRRARLLAYRLVAAQAAGNVGPGDAAGYRIAVTKLDQDSAEVLMEILAEAPNSAPDYHWFRGEVEDHWRYSQASTVSSGSIEMQRILLSRAMLAAS; encoded by the coding sequence ATGGACTTCGACATGGGAGACGCCGCAGCCGAGCTGCGCACACAACTGCGCGAACTGATCGCCGCACAGGTACCGCACGACTACCTGGGCGCCTTCACCGACGACCCCGCCGACCTGGACATCGCGCAGAAGTTCTGCGCCACCCTCGCCGAGGACGGGCTGCTGTGCATGTCCTGGCCCCAGCAGTACGGCGGCCGCGACGCCTCCGTGTGGGAGCAGACCGTCGTTCGGGAAGAGATGTGGGCCCACCACGAACCCCGCGGCGCCCAGTACATGGGCGTCAACTGGGTGGGCCCGATCGTCATGAAACACGGCACCGGCGCCCAACGCGCCCAGCATCTTCCGCCGATCGCCGCCGGTGAGGTGATCTGGTGCCAGGGCTTCTCCGAACCCGAAGCCGGATCCGACCTGGCGTCGCTGCGCACCTTCGCCACCCGCGACAGCGACGGCTGGCGGATCAACGGCCAGAAGATCTGGACCTCCTACGCCACCATGGCCCAGTGGATCTTCTTGCTGGCCCGCACCACCAAACTCGAGCCCGGCGGACGAAAACAACAGGGCCTCACAATCTTCCTGGTCCCGATGGATGCCCCCGGCATCCAGGTCCGGCCGATCCGCACCATGCTCGGCCCCCACCACCTCAACGAGGTCTTCTTCGACGACCTGCGGGTCACCGACGCCGACATTCTCGGCGAGGTGGGCGCGGGCTGGTCGATCGTCGCCGACGTGCTGTCCTTCGAACGGGTCGGAATCGCCCGCTACGCCCGCTGCGAACGCCTGCTGCACGCCGCACCGCAGGTCCTCGGCGACGCCTGGGAACAGCTGCCCGGTGAACTGCGGAGCCGTTGGGCGCGCATGCTGGTGCACTGCCGGCGGGCGCGGCTGCTGGCCTACCGGTTGGTGGCGGCCCAAGCCGCCGGAAACGTCGGCCCGGGAGATGCGGCCGGCTACCGCATCGCCGTCACCAAACTCGACCAGGACTCAGCGGAGGTGCTGATGGAAATCCTCGCCGAGGCGCCGAACAGCGCGCCCGACTACCACTGGTTCCGCGGCGAGGTGGAGGACCACTGGCGCTACTCGCAGGCGTCCACGGTGTCCTCGGGCAGCATCGAGATGCAGCGGATCCTGCTGTCGCGCGCAATGCTGGCGGCGTCATGA
- a CDS encoding acyl-CoA dehydrogenase family protein, whose translation MILELSDEAAEYGRQARRALEAAGGDDLLVAADAEPLRREHLGGPALTELGAWELEPYDDTDSLEAAAALCRAAGYWALPYPVAERLARIPGYDGLVVVADTNPSAAIGGLESNWAAVDLTGHCHEIGDIGEIRPGFVVDLELGPPAARLGVELAVALTLPCWTLLGMLDRAIELTVAHVQLRQQFGQPLAKFQGVQFQLTDAEVERSGLDMLAKYALWSITATPEDAVDDALALRAAAIEAAEVVFRVCHQLHGAAGFCDETTLSWLSRHSQPLRRLPLGLSATRDLLAARIGRRGLTGLYTP comes from the coding sequence ATGATCCTCGAACTCTCCGATGAGGCAGCCGAATACGGACGCCAGGCCCGCCGCGCACTGGAGGCCGCCGGCGGCGACGACCTGCTGGTCGCCGCCGACGCCGAACCGCTGCGGCGCGAGCATCTGGGCGGACCCGCGCTGACCGAGCTGGGCGCCTGGGAACTGGAACCCTACGACGACACCGACAGCCTGGAAGCCGCAGCGGCGCTGTGCCGGGCCGCCGGCTACTGGGCGCTGCCGTATCCGGTCGCCGAGCGGTTGGCCCGCATCCCCGGATACGACGGGCTGGTGGTGGTCGCCGACACCAACCCGTCCGCCGCCATCGGCGGACTGGAATCAAACTGGGCTGCCGTCGATCTCACCGGACACTGCCACGAAATCGGCGATATCGGCGAAATCCGGCCGGGCTTCGTCGTCGACCTGGAGCTCGGGCCGCCCGCGGCCCGCCTCGGCGTCGAACTTGCCGTGGCGCTCACCCTGCCGTGCTGGACGCTGCTGGGCATGCTGGATCGCGCCATCGAACTCACCGTGGCCCACGTGCAACTGCGTCAGCAGTTCGGCCAGCCGCTGGCGAAGTTCCAGGGCGTGCAGTTCCAGCTGACCGACGCCGAGGTGGAACGTAGCGGCCTGGACATGCTGGCCAAGTACGCACTCTGGAGCATCACCGCGACCCCGGAGGACGCCGTCGACGACGCGCTGGCGCTGCGGGCCGCGGCCATCGAGGCAGCCGAAGTTGTTTTCCGGGTGTGCCACCAACTGCACGGGGCCGCCGGATTCTGCGACGAGACCACGCTGTCCTGGCTGTCCCGGCACAGCCAGCCGCTGCGCCGACTGCCGTTGGGCCTGTCGGCGACGCGGGATCTACTCGCCGCGCGGATCGGACGGCGCGGACTGACCGGGCTGTACACCCCGTGA
- a CDS encoding acyl-CoA dehydrogenase family protein, whose amino-acid sequence MTDIVTFRSRVRQWCAEHVPTDWRQTQTGADDAEFVRFQKWWFAELNSAGFAVPHWPAEWGGGMSVAEQVVLYSELAAHDAPRLVLAFVGIHHAASTLLVAGTEEQRSRHLPAILDGEIWVQGFSEPEAGSDLASLRTTARRDGDHFVVNGQKLWASGGAHADWCLLLARTDPDAPKRRGISYFLMDMRAPGIDVRPIRNAVGDSHFCEVFLNDVRIPEVNLVGAENAGWQVAQETLGAERGMTMLELAERLGNAGLGWLAQACPAGDAVAADRLAGFEIEIAGLRGLCRDLVERSHAGTAGAADASIVKLYYSELLQRMTDFGAELGGVAASTVVTKPASSGWESGAWVLDFVGSWEWTIPGGASEIQRTIIAERGLGLPREPGVA is encoded by the coding sequence GTGACCGATATCGTGACGTTCCGCTCGCGGGTTCGGCAGTGGTGCGCCGAACACGTGCCCACCGACTGGCGGCAGACCCAGACCGGGGCCGACGACGCCGAGTTCGTGCGCTTCCAGAAGTGGTGGTTCGCCGAGCTGAACTCGGCCGGTTTTGCCGTTCCGCACTGGCCGGCCGAATGGGGCGGCGGGATGTCGGTGGCCGAACAGGTGGTGCTGTACTCCGAGCTGGCCGCCCACGACGCACCGCGGCTGGTGCTGGCGTTCGTCGGAATCCACCACGCCGCATCGACCCTGCTGGTCGCCGGCACCGAAGAACAGCGCAGCCGGCACCTGCCCGCGATCCTCGACGGTGAGATCTGGGTGCAGGGTTTCTCCGAGCCGGAGGCCGGATCCGACCTGGCGTCGCTGCGCACCACGGCGCGCCGGGACGGCGACCACTTCGTGGTCAACGGGCAGAAGCTGTGGGCCAGTGGCGGTGCTCATGCCGACTGGTGTCTGCTGCTGGCTCGCACCGATCCCGACGCGCCGAAACGTCGAGGCATCTCGTATTTCCTGATGGACATGCGCGCGCCCGGAATCGACGTGCGGCCCATCCGCAACGCCGTCGGCGACTCGCACTTCTGCGAGGTGTTCCTCAACGACGTTCGGATACCCGAGGTGAATCTGGTCGGGGCGGAGAACGCCGGATGGCAGGTCGCCCAGGAGACGCTGGGCGCCGAACGCGGTATGACGATGCTGGAGCTGGCCGAGCGGCTCGGCAACGCCGGCCTGGGCTGGCTGGCGCAGGCCTGCCCGGCGGGGGACGCGGTGGCCGCCGACCGGCTGGCCGGGTTCGAGATCGAGATCGCCGGGCTGCGCGGGCTGTGCCGAGATCTGGTCGAACGCAGCCACGCCGGCACGGCCGGTGCCGCGGACGCATCGATCGTCAAGTTGTACTACAGCGAACTGCTGCAGCGGATGACCGACTTCGGCGCCGAACTCGGCGGAGTCGCCGCGAGCACTGTGGTAACCAAGCCCGCCTCCAGCGGCTGGGAATCCGGCGCCTGGGTGCTGGATTTCGTCGGGTCGTGGGAGTGGACCATCCCGGGCGGGGCCAGTGAGATCCAGCGGACCATCATCGCCGAGCGCGGGCTGGGGTTGCCGCGGGAACCGGGTGTGGCATGA
- a CDS encoding acyl-CoA dehydrogenase family protein produces MTDFAELHDELRAVAADVLAARVGEPVDSAVLAELGWTGLEVADELDGAGASFREVAVVAEQLGRNVNGGGYFGSAVLGVGLLNQLTGGAVRDGLLTGIAAGTTTVTVAISSEAGAQPGFVVAETADGPRITGRAPLVLDAGSADTLLVPVQLPDGRSAVAAVGRDAVGLAVRARPVVDETRSLADVSADSVLLAADALLGYTDGVDEPDALTARARAAVACDSLGLSAAMLDATVDYVAVRQQFGRPIGSFQAVKHACADMAVQIAVSRQLVATAVAAVADGSTDAPRAAAMAKAYSTETGVAVAGKAMQLHGGIGYTWEAGIHRYLKRATLNRALFGSPARLRRELSRYRTG; encoded by the coding sequence ATGACCGATTTCGCCGAACTGCACGACGAGTTGCGCGCGGTGGCCGCCGACGTGCTGGCCGCCCGCGTCGGTGAGCCGGTGGATTCCGCCGTGCTCGCCGAACTGGGCTGGACCGGGCTGGAAGTCGCCGATGAACTCGACGGCGCCGGTGCCTCCTTCCGCGAGGTCGCGGTGGTGGCCGAACAACTCGGCCGAAACGTCAACGGGGGCGGCTACTTCGGGTCCGCCGTGCTCGGCGTCGGGCTGTTGAACCAGCTGACTGGCGGCGCTGTTCGCGACGGGCTGCTCACCGGCATCGCCGCCGGAACCACCACGGTCACCGTGGCGATCTCCTCCGAGGCCGGGGCGCAGCCGGGATTTGTCGTGGCGGAGACCGCCGACGGCCCGCGCATCACCGGGCGGGCGCCGCTGGTGCTCGACGCGGGGAGCGCCGACACGCTGTTGGTCCCGGTCCAACTGCCCGACGGCAGGTCCGCCGTCGCCGCGGTGGGGCGCGACGCGGTGGGGCTGGCCGTGAGGGCGCGTCCGGTGGTCGACGAAACCAGAAGCCTCGCTGATGTTTCCGCAGACTCGGTGTTGCTGGCCGCCGATGCGCTGCTCGGCTACACCGACGGCGTCGACGAGCCCGACGCACTGACGGCCCGCGCCCGCGCGGCAGTCGCCTGCGACAGCCTGGGCTTGTCCGCGGCGATGCTCGACGCCACCGTCGACTACGTCGCGGTACGACAGCAGTTCGGCCGGCCCATCGGCTCGTTCCAGGCCGTCAAACACGCGTGTGCGGACATGGCCGTCCAGATCGCGGTATCGCGCCAGCTCGTCGCGACGGCCGTCGCCGCGGTGGCCGACGGGTCTACGGATGCGCCGCGGGCCGCGGCAATGGCCAAGGCCTACAGCACCGAAACCGGGGTCGCGGTGGCCGGCAAGGCCATGCAGCTGCACGGTGGCATCGGCTACACCTGGGAGGCGGGCATCCACCGCTACCTCAAGCGCGCGACGCTCAACCGGGCCCTGTTCGGCTCGCCGGCGCGGTTGCGACGGGAACTGTCGCGGTACCGGACCGGTTGA
- a CDS encoding glucose 1-dehydrogenase produces MGRVSGKVVLISGGAQGMGAAHARALVAEGAKVVIGDILDEPGGALAEELGDAARYVHLDVTQAGQWDAAVATAVEAFGSLTGLVNNAGIVALGKIGSFDMDQWQKVIDVNLTGTFLGMQAVVGEMKKAGSGSIINVSSIEGLRGAPMVHPYVASKWAVRGLAKSAALELGRRNIRVNSVHPGFIKTPMTEHFPDDMVIAPLGRPGQSEEVAAFVVFLISDESSFATGAEFVVDGGLVTDVNHKDNIF; encoded by the coding sequence ATGGGACGGGTATCCGGAAAAGTCGTACTGATCAGCGGCGGCGCGCAGGGCATGGGCGCCGCACACGCGCGGGCACTGGTCGCCGAGGGCGCCAAAGTCGTCATCGGCGACATCCTCGACGAGCCCGGGGGCGCGCTGGCCGAAGAGCTCGGCGATGCCGCCCGCTACGTCCACCTCGACGTCACCCAGGCCGGCCAGTGGGACGCCGCGGTCGCCACCGCCGTCGAGGCCTTCGGCTCGCTGACCGGGCTTGTCAACAACGCCGGGATCGTGGCGCTGGGCAAGATCGGCAGTTTCGATATGGACCAGTGGCAGAAGGTGATCGACGTCAACCTCACCGGGACCTTCCTGGGCATGCAGGCCGTCGTGGGTGAGATGAAGAAGGCCGGCAGCGGGTCGATCATCAATGTGTCCTCGATCGAGGGCCTGCGCGGCGCGCCGATGGTCCACCCCTACGTGGCATCCAAATGGGCGGTGCGCGGGCTGGCGAAGTCTGCAGCCCTGGAACTGGGACGGCGCAATATCCGGGTCAACTCGGTGCACCCCGGTTTCATCAAAACGCCGATGACCGAACACTTTCCCGACGACATGGTCATCGCCCCACTGGGTCGCCCCGGACAGTCCGAGGAAGTGGCCGCCTTCGTGGTGTTCCTGATCAGCGACGAGTCGTCGTTTGCCACCGGCGCCGAGTTCGTGGTGGACGGCGGACTGGTCACCGACGTCAACCACAAGGACAACATCTTCTGA
- a CDS encoding NAD(P)H-dependent amine dehydrogenase family protein encodes MPIRVALFGTGNCGRLALIQLIEDPRFELVAVGVSNPDKVGRDAGHLAGLDETTGITASLGLDAILAAASDAAVYCAMGDTRPIEATRDVKALLAAGINVVGSAPNTLQFPWGAAPQKVIDGVEDAARQGNSSLFITGVDPGVVTDLIPFALASTCQRIEQIRTMEIADYASYDGVEVMDAVMGFGKPLDQPGLLFLPGVLGLAWGTAIRELAAGLGVEVDEIVESFELEPAPEDIEVAIGVIKAGTTAATRFEITGMVGGKPAIVVEHITRVRGDLRPDWTQPAQPGGSYRIEITGEPSYVVDICPSSSRGDHNYAAILLAAGRIVNAIPDVVAAPAGLRTTLDLPLVTGRGTYRG; translated from the coding sequence ATGCCCATCCGCGTCGCACTGTTCGGCACCGGCAACTGCGGCCGCCTGGCCCTGATCCAGCTGATCGAGGACCCGCGCTTCGAGCTCGTCGCCGTCGGCGTCTCCAACCCGGACAAGGTGGGCCGCGACGCCGGACACCTGGCCGGGCTGGACGAGACCACCGGGATCACCGCCAGCCTCGGCCTGGACGCCATCCTGGCCGCCGCCTCGGACGCCGCGGTCTACTGCGCAATGGGCGACACCCGGCCCATCGAGGCGACCCGTGACGTCAAGGCACTGCTCGCCGCCGGCATCAACGTCGTCGGCTCCGCGCCGAACACCCTGCAGTTCCCCTGGGGCGCCGCCCCGCAGAAGGTCATCGACGGTGTGGAAGACGCGGCCCGGCAGGGTAATTCGAGCCTGTTCATCACCGGTGTGGACCCGGGGGTGGTCACCGACCTGATCCCGTTCGCACTGGCGTCGACCTGTCAACGCATCGAGCAGATCCGCACCATGGAGATCGCCGACTACGCCAGCTACGACGGCGTGGAGGTCATGGATGCGGTGATGGGCTTCGGCAAGCCGCTGGACCAGCCGGGACTGCTGTTCCTGCCCGGGGTGCTGGGCCTGGCCTGGGGCACCGCGATCCGCGAACTCGCCGCGGGTCTGGGCGTCGAGGTCGACGAGATCGTGGAGAGCTTCGAGCTGGAGCCTGCGCCGGAGGACATCGAGGTCGCGATCGGGGTGATCAAGGCCGGTACCACGGCGGCCACCCGATTCGAGATCACCGGCATGGTCGGCGGCAAGCCCGCCATCGTCGTCGAGCACATCACCCGGGTGCGCGGCGATCTGCGGCCGGACTGGACCCAACCGGCGCAACCCGGAGGGTCCTACCGGATCGAAATCACCGGGGAGCCTTCCTATGTCGTCGACATTTGCCCGTCCAGCAGCCGTGGTGACCACAACTACGCGGCGATCCTGCTGGCCGCCGGGCGCATCGTCAACGCCATTCCCGACGTCGTGGCCGCACCGGCCGGGCTGCGCACCACGCTGGACCTGCCGCTGGTCACCGGCCGGGGCACCTACCGCGGCTGA